The Shewanella halotolerans region ATGCCCAGCAGCATCAAGCCACAGCCAAACAGCGCCCGGCCTGAGAGACTCTCACCGAGAAACAAGATGCCACCTATGGCGGCAAATACCGTCTCCAGACTCAAGATGATGGCCGCATGGGCCGGATGGGCGTGCTTTTGCGCCAGCACCTGCAGGGTATAGGCCACCCCAACCGAAACCAGCCCCGCGTAGGCCAGCGCCGCCCAAGCCGCCTGAATGCCCGCCACTGTGGTGGTTTCCAGCGCCAGCGACACCATAAAGCTTGCCAGGGCACATACCAGGAACTGACCACAAGCCAGCACTACTGGAGCCACTCTATTGGTAAAATGATCCACCGCCAGGATGTGCATGGCCCAAAAAACGGCGCCGATAAGCTGTAAGCCATCGCCGTAAGAGACGCTGAAGTTATCGCCCACACTCAAAAAGTAGAGTCCCACTACCGCAACGGCGCAGCCAACCCAGGTATTGGTGCCCGTGCTGTGTTTCAGCAGCAGGCCGAGCACAGGCACCAGCACGATATAGAGCCCGGTAATAAAACCCGCGTTAGCTGCCGTGGTGTGCAGCAAGCCCACCTGTTGAAAGGAGGCGGCGATAAACAAGATGCCACCACAAGCGAGGGAGCCAATCATAGTCCGGCGTAAAAAATCTTTATCGGCAACGCCTTTTAATCTGCCCTTACGTTTCATCATCCAGATGAGTGGCAGTAGACTCAGCGCGCCTATCACGAAGCGCAGGCCGTTGAAGGCAAATGGCTCGAGATGGTCCATCCCCAGGCGCTGCGCGACAAAGCCAAGGCCCCAAATGGCTGCCGCCACCAATAACATCAAATTTGCCACACATCCCCCATTCCATTACGCCAAAGGCAATCCGTTATTCTGCCGAGCGGCCTAAACATTTACAACGCTTCGTTCAACATAAAAAACAGAACAGTCAAGACGCTAAAATGGAAAGTGGGCCGTCAAGCCACGATTAGCAAGCGGTGCAGATAATAGAAAAGCGGATTCATGAGGCATAAAAAAAGGCGCCACAATCAGACTGGGCGCCAAAAACACAAGTACAAGAGTCCCTCATCCTTGAGGTGAGACAGACAGAAAAATGATGGTCAGTTACGTAGTACTGACCTTACACAGACAAAGCCGCTTTCAGCCAGCCGCCAACGAGGGCAAGCGAGTATCTTCACCCGGCGTCCACAACCAGGCGGCGCCCCGAACCCCAGATGACGCGCCATGACGGTTTTTCACCACGGGCGTGGCGCACTCGCCGCCGAGCACATACTTGGGTAGTAGCGCCGGCAGGTACTCATAGATAAGGTCAATATTCGACACACCGCCCCCCAGTACGATCACATCGGGATCTAAGGCGTTGATCATATGCGCCAGTGCCCGAGCCAAACGATCGATGAAACGACCAAAGGCCGCCTCGGCGGCTGGATCGCCCTGGGCCATCAAGGAGACAATTTCGATGCCACTGGCCGCCTCACCGCCATGGGCGCGAAAATCCCGCACAAAGCCGGTGCCGGAGACGAAGGTCTCGATACAGTCGGCGTTGCCGCAGAAGCATTGTGTCGAGTTGAACTCCTCTAGCGTCATCCAGGGTAAGGGGTTGTGGCCCCACTCACCGCCTATGCCATTACCGCCGCCGTGTACCTTGTGGTGGATCGCTAACCCGCCACCGCAGCCGGTGCCGAGAATGACGCCAAACACTACCGCCTTACCGGCGCCGCCGCCATCTACCGCCTCGGAGAGCGCAAAACAGTTAGCATCGTTGGCGATACGTACCTCACGCTGTAGCATGGCCCCCAGATCCTTATCCATAGGCTGACCGTTGAGCCACACGGCGTTAGAGTTTTTTACCCGACCAGTAACCGAGGAGACCACACCCGGAATGCCTATACCTATGCTAGATACCTGGCCCGTCTCGATTTCAGAGGCGTGAACCAGAGCGGCGACCGCCTCCAAGGTAGCCAGATAGTCCTTGGGCGTGGGGACGCGCTGTCGAAACACCTCTTCGCCATTTTCGTTCAGGGTCACCAACTCTATCTTGGTGCCCCCCAGATCGATTCCGCTGCGATACATACCGCTCTCCCAATACAGATAACTTAGTTAGAATGCATCCTGACCGCAGTCAGACAGTAAAATGGATGATGGCGCAAGGTCGCTGCCTCGCTCCTGAGCCTCTTCGATGGCCACGTTGGACAGCTCCAGGCTATCGCCAGCGCCCATGGCGAGCACCATGGGACTAAACACACGCCCAAGGGCGTTCACATCCAGTGCAAAACAGGCAATAGGCACCTGATAACGCCGCCACTGACCATCGGCCACCAGAGTGTCGGCAAGGTTCAATGTCTTACCACAGGCCCCCTCGCACTGCATCGACAGCTCGGCTTTCGCTGGTTTCTTCTCCAGCGCGGCGTCAAACCCTATCACGGCGCTCTTGTGGTTAAACCGGCGAAGGTCCATAGGGAAGTCGTCGCGGAAACTTAAACTCCCCGGCGCGCCGAAACTGAAGCGGCGTGCATCTTCCTGCACCTCACGGTTAATGCTTCTCACCGACCAGGCGCCCGCTTGCCACAGACCCGCCCCCACCCTGTGCATGCCGGTCTCATCGCCAACCGCCAGGTGCCAGGGCGCCTTGATCGCCTTATCGAAAATCGCCAGGCTCAGGGGAGCGTCATCCAGACCAATGGACTCATCGAGCTTGGCAAGCGCCTCGATGCGCTGGTAACTCATGCCTTGCCAGAGTGCAAACAGCGGCGTTTTTGACTGACCTACGGCACCATTCTCACCGTCGTTAGCGAGCGGCCAGCCGTCATCGCCTGGCGCAGCCGGCCAAGGAAATGGCAGCCGACCCACAAAATCCTGCCTGGGTTTGGCATTCGTATCGCCTATCAGCACATCCGCCACACCAGCCCCCTCGCTACCCGGCAACCAGGCGGCGACGAAGGCATCCGATGCGTTCAGCTCAGGATTGGTCCACAGCGGTCTCCCCGACAAAAACACAGACACCAGAGGTAGCCCCGCGGCCTTAACCCTTTTTAGCATGGCCAGGTCCTGCTTATCACCGCGCTGATACTCGAGATTATCCAGATCGCCATTGCCCTCGGCGTAGGGCGACTCACCATATACTGCCAAAACAAGATCCGGCTCGAAATCATCGGGGACATGGCCATCGACCCTGAGGCGCGCCTCACCGCCGGCTGCTTTGAGGGCGCTGGCGATACCGGCAAAAATAGTGGTGGCGCCGGGGAAGTCGGCATTGGTGACTTCCGTGCCCTGCCAGGTCATGCTCCAGCCGCCGGCCTGCATGGAGATCTCGTCGGCACCCTCGCCTATCACCAACACCTTAGCCGATGCCTTGATGGGCAACAAAGGCCTGCCATCTACCGGATTGTTCTTCAGCAGCACCAAAGACTCGGCCACCGCCTTTCTGGCAAGGGCCCTGTGATCCGGATGGCCAATCCAGCTGGCATCGCCGGCGAGTGGCCTCTTCGACGGTGATATGCCGTCAAACAGCCCGGCGCGCAGCTTCACCCGCAAAATACGTTTCACCGCATCATCGAGACGGCTCTGCGGCAGGGCGCCCGATTTAACGTCGGCGATGGTGTTGGGATAGAGCGCCTTCCAGCTGTCACCGGGCGCCATCAAAATATCCACCCCGGCGTTGATGGCCGCGGCGCATTGCTCATAGCTGCACCCGGGCACGAAGCCATGGCCCAGCCAATCGCCAACCACCACACCATCGAAACCAAGGCGTTGCTTCAAAACCTTTGTGAGCAGGTAGTGACTGCCATGAAGCTTTTCCCCCTTCCAGCTGTTGAAAGAGGCCATCACCGTCTGTACCCCTTCAGCCAGCGCGCCCACATAGCCTTGGGCGTGACGCGCGATCAGGGTCTGTTCATCCACCTTGGTATCGCCCCTGTCATCGCCATTTTCTGTGCCGCCATCGCCAATGAAGTGTTTAGCGGTTGCCAGGGTATGGGCGCCATCGAGCCAGGCATCCCCCTCCCCCTGCATGCCCGCAACAAACGCCTGGGCATAACGCTCGATCAATTCTGGGTCCCGGGCATAGCCTTCATAGCTACGGCCCCAGCGCAGATTGTCCACCAGTGCCACCGTAGGGGCAAACACCCAGTCTATACCTGTGGCGCGCACCTCTTTGGCGGTCGCCGCGGCAATCGCTTTGATGAGCGCCGGATTGTGGGTCGCACCTAAGCCGATATTGTGGGGAAACAGGGTAGCCCCCAACACATTGCCATGGCCGTGCACCGCATCAGTGCCCCACAGTGGCGGGATAGCAATGCCATCTAATTGGGTATCCATGGCCGCCTGATACATGGCATCGGCAAGTGCTACCCAATCCCCCGCTGTCGCATGGCTGTTATTGGCGGGAAAAGAGCCGCCGCCATTTAAGTAGGAACCAAAGCCGACCCGGCGCATATCCTCGACATTAAAATCGCGGATCTCGGGCTGAATCACCTGCGCCACCTTCTGCTCAAGACTCATCTTGGCCAGCAGAGCATCGACCCTGGCCTCCAGTGCGGCATCCACGGGCGCTCGATACACGCCCTGTGGCCAAAGGCTTATGTTTCTTGTTGCCGCTGATGCCTTATTGCCCGCAGTTTCAGCTTGATTGTTTGTGGAGGCGAGCAAATTTGGGGTAGCAACACTACTCAACCCAAGCACGCCACAGATAAGAGCCGCGGTGCGTGATAACCTCAGTTTCATGGGCGCTCCTTAGAAGGATTAGAGCCACTCAGGCCATAGAAAAGAATGTAGGCGTAGCAAAGCACGGGCAGCAGGAAGGAGATAGACAGGCCAGCAACATCGGCGATCGCCCCCTGGGCCAGTGGCACCACGGCGCCACCCACGATGGCGAGACACAAAATACCGCTCCCCTGAGCCGTCACAGGGCCAAGGTTTTTCAGCGCCAGGCTAAAGATGGTCGGGAACATGATGGAATTAAACAGCCCCACCGCCAGAATCGCCCACATGGCCAAGGCGCCCTGACTCATCACGGCCACCACGACCAATATCGCCGCCATGGCCGCATTAAAACCTAACACCTTACCCGCCGGCACCTTCTGCATCACGGCCGCGCCGATGAAGCGCCCGACCATGGCACCGCCCCAGTAGAAGGCGATATAGTGCGCCGCCTCGGCTTCGGCCATGCCTGCCACATGAGTTTGCCCAAGAAAACTCACCAACAGACTGCCGATGGCCACCTCGCCGCCCACATAGACAAAGATCCCTATGGCGCCCAGCACCAGATGACGATGATTAAGAGCAGAAGCTGGCTTTGCATCTCCCCCAAGTGCTTCATCTTCCTGGTCATGAATATGAGGCAGCTTCAGCAGCGCAAACACCACTGCCAGTAGCAGCAACATGCCACAAAGCAGCAGATAAGGCAGTTTCACCGCTTCCGCCTCGGCTTCTGCCGAGGCGCCGGCTGCAACTGACAGGATCAGCATGGCGCCAAAGGCTGGCGCGACTGTGGTACCCAGAGAGTTAAACGCCTGGGTCAGGGTCAGACGGCTCGACGCTGTCTCGGCAGCACCGAGGGCCGTGACATAAGGATTTGCCGCCACCTGCAACAGGGTAATGCCACTGGCAAGCACAAAGAGTGCACCAAGAAATACCCCATAACTTGCCGAGACAGCCGCGGGATAAAAGAGACCGCAGCCGAGCGCCGCCGTCAGCAGCCCAACGACTATTCCCTTTTGATAACCCAGGCGTTTCACCAAGACTCCCGCGGGCACGGACACCAAGAAGTAGGCGCCGAAGAAGCAGAACTGGATCAGCATCGCCTGGGTGTAATTTAAACTAAAGACCGCCTTGAGATGCGGGATCAAAATGTCGTTTAGGCAGGTAATAAAGCCCCACATAAAAAACAAGGTGGTTAATGAACCCAGAGCGAAACGGTAATTTGTCGCTCCACCGTCGATCCCCGTGGCCGCAACGCTTTGGCTAGGTGTGGTTGCCATCTTCTCTCCCCTCTAAATTCTTGCTTTGAGCAGTGTGAACCTGATTGGTGGTTGACCTTTTTGGGTTCTGCCACTAGATTAATGTAAGCGCTTTCATTTTTAACATTACGTTAACCCTTGTCAACCTATTTTGCCCTCTCAATCATTGAATGCACTGACATCGATGGCGGGCAAGGCGGTAAAAACAAGGGGTAGATTCAGGACAAGAACAACAATGACACAGATACCAGCTTTCACCCTGCCCGGTGATTCCGCCATGATGCAGCAGGATTTTTTGTTTGGGGTAGCAACCGCTTCTTTTCAAATTGAGGGCGACATCGCCCACCGTCAGCCCTGTATCTGGGACACCTTCTGTGCCCAGCCGGGTAAGATTGCCGATGGGTCCAATGGCGAGGTGGCCTGCGATCATGTCAACCTTTGGCGCGACGATGTCAGCCTGATCGCCTCTCTCGGCGTGGATGCCTATCGTCTATCTATCTCCTGGGGTCGGGTGCTGCACCCAGATGGCAGCGTCAATCGTGAAGGCATCGCCTTCTACACTGGCCTAATCGACGCGCTAAACCTTCGCAACATCAAGGTATTTGTGACCCTGTATCACTGGGATCTTCCCCAACACCTCGAAGACAAAGGTGGCTGGCTCAACCGGGAGACCGCCCTCGCCTTCGCCGATTACACCCGGGTGGTGGTGCAGGCACTCGGCGAGCGCGTCTATGCCTACTCGACCCTGAACGAGCCATTTTGCAGCGCCTATCTTGGCTATGAGGCCGGCATTCACGCCCCGGGGCATAACAGCCGCAAGCAAGGCCGGGCAGCCGCTCATCACCTGTTGCTGGCCCATGGCCTGGCCATGGCGGAGATCCGCCAAGGGGCGCCGCGTGCTAAGGCCGGTATAGTGCTGAACTTCAGTCCCGCCTACGCCAACAGCCCGAGCGAAGCTGACGTGCGCGCCGCGCAGCTCGCCCATGAGTATCACAACCTCTGGTATCTGATGCCACTGATGCAGGGGCGTTATCCCGATATTCTGGCTGCACTGGATAGCGACGAACAACCCCCCGTACAAGACGGTGACATGGCGATCATTCAGGCCAGCATGGATTACCTGGGCATCAACTATTACACCCGTAACGTCTATCAGGCCGGTGGTGAGCTGGGCTTTGAGGATGTGCGCATTGCCAACGTGCCCCGTACCGCCATGGACTGGGAGATCTGCCCCGGCGCCTTTACCGAGCTCCTGAAAGACCTGTCGCGCGAATTCGCCCTACCGCCCATCTACATCACAGAAAATGGCGCCGCCGAGGACGATTGCCTTCACGATGGCGAGGTGCACGACCCGATGCGACTCGATTACCTGCAGTCTCACCTGCTGGCGGTACACAACGCCATCGACGACGGCGTAGACGTTAGAGGGTATTTTGCCTGGAGTCTGATGGATAATTTTGAATGGGCCGAAGGCTACCGCAAACGCTTCGGTCTGGTATATGTGGACTACGACACCCAGCAGCGCACCCTCAAATCCAGTGCCAAGGCATATCAGAGAATGCTTGCACACAGGCGCGCGATGAGCCAAAAATAATAAAGGAGGTCGCCATGTTGAGCGTCAGAGAAAAAATTGCCTATGGGCTCGGCGATACCGCCAGCAACATCGTATTTCAAACCGTCATGCTGTTTTTGACGTTTTTCTACACCGACATATTTGGGATCTCCGCCGCCTTCGTCGGCACCATGTTTTTGGCCGTGCGTATCATGGATGCGGTAACCGACCCCCTGATGGGCTATCTGGCGGATCGCACCAACACCCGCTGGGGGCGCTACCGCCCCTATTTGTTATGGTTTGCCTTTCCCTTCGCCGCCATCAGCGTGTTGGCTTTCACCACACCTGATCTGAGCGAGAGTGGCAAGGAGATCTACGCCCTCATCACCTATGCCCTGTTGATGCTGGCCTACACCGCCATCAATATCCCCTACTGCGCACTGGGCGCGGCGATGACCACCAATCCAGCCGAACGGGTGTCGGTACAATCCTATCGCTTCGTGTTCGCCATGTTGGGTGGACTCATGGTCAGCGCCCTCACCCTGCCTCTGGTGGACTTTTTTGGCGCGGGCGATAAGGCCAAGGGCTATCAGCTCACCATACTGGCCATGAGCATTCTAGGTACCGTGATGTTCTTACTCTGTTTTGCCGGCACCAAGGAGCGTGATTTCACCACAGATGACAACCGCGACAACCTAAAGGCCGCTACCAAGGCGCTATGGGCCAACGATCAGTGGCGGGTGCTCTCCGCCGCCGCCATCTTCCTGTTAACCGGCTTAGTGCTGAAATCCACCCTCGCCATCTACTACGTGAAATATGTGCTCGGCCGCGAAGAGATGATCAGCCTGTTCGTCACCAGTGGCGTGATAGGCAACATCTTCGGGGTTGGGCTGGCCAAGAAGCTCGCCGACAAGGTGTGTAAGGTCAAGGCCTATATCCGGCTGCAGCTGATAGCCGCGGCGCTGTGTCTGCTCGCCTGGTTTGTGCCCAGCGATCAGTACCTGCTGGCGCTGGTGCTCTATGTCGCCTGGAACTTCACCATCAACATGGGCACGCCGCTGCTGTGGGCCAAGATGGCCGATACCGTGGATTATGGCCAGTATAAGACTGGAGTACGCACCACGGGCTTGGTCTACTCCTCGGTGATCTTCTTTATCAAGCTCGGGCTGGCCATAGGCGGCGCCTTAGCCGGTTGGCTGCTGGCCGCCTACGGTTATCAGGCCGATGCAGTTCAATCCCAGGAGACCCTGGATGGCATGGTGCTCTGCTTTACCCTGTATCCGGCGCTGGCGTCGATCGCGGTTGCCTTTATCATGCGACGCTATACACTAGACAGTCACCGGGTTGCACAGATCAGTCTGGCGCTGGAACAAAAACATTCAGGCACATAGCAGTTCAAGGAAAGCCAGCTCTTATGGCCACAATTTATGACGTTTCCATCCTGGCAGGCGTGTCGCTAGCGACCGTCTCCCGGGTAGTCAACAACACAGGCAAGGTTAGCGAGAAGACCTGTCAGAAAGTACACGATGCCATGGCGCAGCTGGGCTACCGTCCAAACAGCATCGCCCAGTCACTGGCATCTAATCGCTCTAACAGCGTTGGAGTGCTGGTGTCTCAGCTCGATGGTCCCTTCTATGGCCCCATGATGCGGGAAGTCGAATCGGCGCTGCGCTCGGCCAACAAGCATGTGATCATTGCCGCCGGCCACAGCGACGCCGCCCAGGAAAAAGACGCGGTTGAGTTTCTGCTCTCCCGTGGCTGTGATGCCCTGATCGTGGACGCCGAGATCCTCTCTAATGAGTACCTGCAGGAGCTCTGCCGCGGTTCGACCCCTGTGGTGCTGATCAACCGCCATGTGGACGGCATCGAAGAGCGCTGCGTACACCTGAATAACCTCCAGGGCGGCCTGCTCGCCAGTCGTCATGTGGTCGAACATGGCCATAAGCAGATCGCCTACATCTCGGGCCCGCTATTTAAGCTCGATGCCAGGGAGCGCCTCGAGGGCCATAAGCAGGCGCTGGCAGAGCAAGGGCTGAGCTTCGACGATAGCCTGTTTTTCGAGGGTGACTTTACCGAAGAAGGCGGCTACGAGGGAATGGCGGCACTGCTCGAACGTGGCAGCTCATTCAGCGCCGTGGTGTGCGCCAACGATCAGATGGCATCGGGAGCCATCGCCCTCTGTCTGGAGCGCGGATTAAGGGTACCGCAGGATATCTCCTTCGTGGGATTCGATAATATCCCCTTCCCCCGTTACATCTCCCCCAAGCTCACCACAGTGTGCAACCCGATACAGGACATGGGACGCATGGCCGCCAATTGGGTGTTAAAAGAGGTGTATGACAATCGCGAGGTCAGCTTCAGCCACCGCTTCGAACCCGAATTGGTTGTACGTGAATCTGTTCAGCGCCTAGAGACAAGATAGATTTACGTCGTTAGCGAATTGATAGCTTAACCAGATAAAACCCAACACACAGAACTCCCCTCAGAAGGCTTACCTCACGAAGGTAAGCCTAAAGGCTAATCCCACTCGAAAGATTGGTCCTCAAGTCGACACACTCCAAATTAGCGCCAAACAAACACACCGAAAGAACGCCTTAACGGTAACAAAAAAATGAAAGCGCTTACATCATTTTCAGCAAATCTTAACAACCGCCAAAAATGACAGATTTTAATTAAAATACAGAGAGTTAAACTCCTCAGCTCAAAGTATCTCAAACCACTAATGTAAACATTTTTTAAACATTTACCCCACAAATGGTTGACATGAAAACGTCATCATCTTAATTTATGTAAGCGCTTACATTTATACTTGCAGGCGAAGTGGTATGCAAACCTGTAAGCTTTACAACAATAGCGTCCCGAGCTGCATCGCAGCCGAGGGTCTCTGGGAGAGGAACCTGATGCAACAATTAGAATTCAAAAAATCAAAGCTAGCCACCAGTGTATCCCTGGTGCTGGGCTTGCTGTCTGCCCTACCCGTCATTGCCGAAGAAGCCCCTGCGGTTGACGGCGATATTGAAGTTATCCAAGTCACCGGCGTACGAGGTTCACAGGCCAAGGCCATGGAACTTAAACGTCAATCCGCCGGTGTTGTGGATGCCATCTCCGCCGAAGATATCGGTAAATTCCCCGACACTAACCTGGCCGAATCGCTGCAGCGTATCACGGGTGTGTCTATCGACCGTGTCAACGGCGAAGGCAGCAAGGTAACGGTACGCGGCTTTGGCCCCGACTTTAACCTGGTGTTGCTAAACAATCGCACCATGCCCACCGCTCAGGTGGCCGGTGAGTCTACCCGTTCATTCGAATTTGCCAACCTTGCCTCCGATGCGGTAAGCAGCGTAGAGATCTACAAGACTGGCAAAGCCGACATCAGCTCGGGTGGCATTGGCTCGACTATTAACATCCGCACCGCCCGCCCCTTCGATACGCGGGATCTGGTGGCAAGCGTTGGGGTAAAAGCCCATCATGACACCAGTGTGGAAGATGGCAGCTCTGTCACCCCGGAGATCTCAGGCATTTTCAGCAACACCTTTATGGATGACTCGCTGGGCCTGGGCTTAACGGCCTCTTATCAGAAGCGTGACAGCAACACCAAACGCGCCACCATAGATGGCTGGCGTCAGAATATAGATGGCGAGCTGAACCCTAACGCCGTGGTCGTTAACGAAAACCAAAATCCCTACGGCAACACCTTCTATGCCCGTAACATAGGCTTTGCCAGCCAGGATACCGAGCGAGAGCGTACCAATGCCCAGTTGGTATTCCAGTACGCCCCGAGCGATGACATAGAGATGACGTTGGATTACACCTACTCCAAGCTCTCCGATGTCTCCAATGCCGACACTTGGGGTCTGTGGTTCTCGGGTCCGGGCAATGCCACCAACGCCCATATCAATGAAAACGGCACCTTCGACTATGTGACCGAAGTGGGCGGCGACTACTCTGGCACCATGCAGCAAAACGCCTCGGACAACATCAACAAGTCCCTGGGCTTCAACATCAAGTGGCAAGCGAGCGACAACCTGACGCTGAGCTTCGATGCCCACGACTCTAACGCCACCGCCGAAGGCACCCTGGGTGACAACGCCGATAACAAGTTCTTCATCCTGGGCGCGCTCAACATCGCCGATAAGACCTATGATGCCACCAGCACAGAGATCCCGCTGCTTGGCGCCAACTACGGCACTCTGAATCCTAACGGCGAGCCACACCTGCTGCCCGAGCACTATGCCTCCTTGTTTGCCGGAGTACGCGCCGGTCGCAATGAAACCGACGTCAATCAGTATCAGTTTGACGGCCAATGGGTAAATGAGAACAACGACGCACTATCCTCCATCGACTTTGGTGTCTCTTTCACCTCGATGGAAACCCACGCCCAGGGCTCTTACACAGGCCCGATCAGCGCCGGCTGGTATGGCAACATGGGGCTGTGGAAAGACGATGTCAGCTACGTCGGCCTGGGCTCAGACTTCCTGTCTGACTTTAGCGGTGGCGGCAGCGATATGTTGATTCCCTACTACTACACCTATGATCAGCAGGCAGCCATGGATAAGGCACAGCAACTGTACGATGTGGAGTATGTGTCAGCGCCGTGGCAAGACGACCACCTGATCAAGGAAGACACCACAGCTGCCTATATCCAGATCAACATCGACAGCGAATTTAACAACATGCCGCTGAATATCGTGGCGGGTCTACGCTACGAGCAAACCGATGTCACCGCCAGTTCGATGCAGCAAGAGGCGCAGCAGCTGGTGTGGCTCAACCCAACCGAGTGGCAGACCGTTTATGCCGACGACTTCTCTTACAGCCATGAATCCCATGACTACAAAGAGTTTCTACCAAACCTGGATATCAACCTGGAGATGGTAGAAAACGTGATTGCGCGCTTCAGTTACAGCCGCACCATCACACGTCCTACCCTGGCCTCGATGCGCGCAACCACAGCCTTGACGCCTATACCTAAGGTAGGTTCGCGTACCGGTTTTGCCGGTAACCCGTCGCTTAAGCCGTTCAGCTCGCAAAACATCGATCTGTCACTGGAATACTACTATGACGATGCCAGCTATGTGTCTGTGGGTTACTTCAACAAGGAAGTGGAAAACTTCCTGATGAACACCATAGAGACGGTGGAATACGATCATCTGCGTGACCCATACATAGGTGCCGCCGCAGAGCAAGCCCGTGCAGAGCTCATCGCCAATAATGAGACCCCAAGCGATGAGGCCGTGTTCCAGTGGCTGATCGACAACGGTTATGGCGATGCCAACGGCCGCGTGCCGCAGTCAGGCAGCGATCCTGTGGCCGAGTGGAACATCAGCAAGCCCAACAACGTCGAAGATCTCAACATCAAC contains the following coding sequences:
- a CDS encoding glycoside hydrolase family 3 protein, encoding MKLRLSRTAALICGVLGLSSVATPNLLASTNNQAETAGNKASAATRNISLWPQGVYRAPVDAALEARVDALLAKMSLEQKVAQVIQPEIRDFNVEDMRRVGFGSYLNGGGSFPANNSHATAGDWVALADAMYQAAMDTQLDGIAIPPLWGTDAVHGHGNVLGATLFPHNIGLGATHNPALIKAIAAATAKEVRATGIDWVFAPTVALVDNLRWGRSYEGYARDPELIERYAQAFVAGMQGEGDAWLDGAHTLATAKHFIGDGGTENGDDRGDTKVDEQTLIARHAQGYVGALAEGVQTVMASFNSWKGEKLHGSHYLLTKVLKQRLGFDGVVVGDWLGHGFVPGCSYEQCAAAINAGVDILMAPGDSWKALYPNTIADVKSGALPQSRLDDAVKRILRVKLRAGLFDGISPSKRPLAGDASWIGHPDHRALARKAVAESLVLLKNNPVDGRPLLPIKASAKVLVIGEGADEISMQAGGWSMTWQGTEVTNADFPGATTIFAGIASALKAAGGEARLRVDGHVPDDFEPDLVLAVYGESPYAEGNGDLDNLEYQRGDKQDLAMLKRVKAAGLPLVSVFLSGRPLWTNPELNASDAFVAAWLPGSEGAGVADVLIGDTNAKPRQDFVGRLPFPWPAAPGDDGWPLANDGENGAVGQSKTPLFALWQGMSYQRIEALAKLDESIGLDDAPLSLAIFDKAIKAPWHLAVGDETGMHRVGAGLWQAGAWSVRSINREVQEDARRFSFGAPGSLSFRDDFPMDLRRFNHKSAVIGFDAALEKKPAKAELSMQCEGACGKTLNLADTLVADGQWRRYQVPIACFALDVNALGRVFSPMVLAMGAGDSLELSNVAIEEAQERGSDLAPSSILLSDCGQDAF
- a CDS encoding glycoside-pentoside-hexuronide (GPH):cation symporter yields the protein MLSVREKIAYGLGDTASNIVFQTVMLFLTFFYTDIFGISAAFVGTMFLAVRIMDAVTDPLMGYLADRTNTRWGRYRPYLLWFAFPFAAISVLAFTTPDLSESGKEIYALITYALLMLAYTAINIPYCALGAAMTTNPAERVSVQSYRFVFAMLGGLMVSALTLPLVDFFGAGDKAKGYQLTILAMSILGTVMFLLCFAGTKERDFTTDDNRDNLKAATKALWANDQWRVLSAAAIFLLTGLVLKSTLAIYYVKYVLGREEMISLFVTSGVIGNIFGVGLAKKLADKVCKVKAYIRLQLIAAALCLLAWFVPSDQYLLALVLYVAWNFTINMGTPLLWAKMADTVDYGQYKTGVRTTGLVYSSVIFFIKLGLAIGGALAGWLLAAYGYQADAVQSQETLDGMVLCFTLYPALASIAVAFIMRRYTLDSHRVAQISLALEQKHSGT
- the mak gene encoding fructokinase; amino-acid sequence: MYRSGIDLGGTKIELVTLNENGEEVFRQRVPTPKDYLATLEAVAALVHASEIETGQVSSIGIGIPGVVSSVTGRVKNSNAVWLNGQPMDKDLGAMLQREVRIANDANCFALSEAVDGGGAGKAVVFGVILGTGCGGGLAIHHKVHGGGNGIGGEWGHNPLPWMTLEEFNSTQCFCGNADCIETFVSGTGFVRDFRAHGGEAASGIEIVSLMAQGDPAAEAAFGRFIDRLARALAHMINALDPDVIVLGGGVSNIDLIYEYLPALLPKYVLGGECATPVVKNRHGASSGVRGAAWLWTPGEDTRLPSLAAG
- a CDS encoding DMT family transporter; translated protein: MLLVAAAIWGLGFVAQRLGMDHLEPFAFNGLRFVIGALSLLPLIWMMKRKGRLKGVADKDFLRRTMIGSLACGGILFIAASFQQVGLLHTTAANAGFITGLYIVLVPVLGLLLKHSTGTNTWVGCAVAVVGLYFLSVGDNFSVSYGDGLQLIGAVFWAMHILAVDHFTNRVAPVVLACGQFLVCALASFMVSLALETTTVAGIQAAWAALAYAGLVSVGVAYTLQVLAQKHAHPAHAAIILSLETVFAAIGGILFLGESLSGRALFGCGLMLLGMLISQLPLRYLVKSRHQKAA
- a CDS encoding GH1 family beta-glucosidase, encoding MTQIPAFTLPGDSAMMQQDFLFGVATASFQIEGDIAHRQPCIWDTFCAQPGKIADGSNGEVACDHVNLWRDDVSLIASLGVDAYRLSISWGRVLHPDGSVNREGIAFYTGLIDALNLRNIKVFVTLYHWDLPQHLEDKGGWLNRETALAFADYTRVVVQALGERVYAYSTLNEPFCSAYLGYEAGIHAPGHNSRKQGRAAAHHLLLAHGLAMAEIRQGAPRAKAGIVLNFSPAYANSPSEADVRAAQLAHEYHNLWYLMPLMQGRYPDILAALDSDEQPPVQDGDMAIIQASMDYLGINYYTRNVYQAGGELGFEDVRIANVPRTAMDWEICPGAFTELLKDLSREFALPPIYITENGAAEDDCLHDGEVHDPMRLDYLQSHLLAVHNAIDDGVDVRGYFAWSLMDNFEWAEGYRKRFGLVYVDYDTQQRTLKSSAKAYQRMLAHRRAMSQK
- a CDS encoding sugar MFS transporter; the protein is MATTPSQSVAATGIDGGATNYRFALGSLTTLFFMWGFITCLNDILIPHLKAVFSLNYTQAMLIQFCFFGAYFLVSVPAGVLVKRLGYQKGIVVGLLTAALGCGLFYPAAVSASYGVFLGALFVLASGITLLQVAANPYVTALGAAETASSRLTLTQAFNSLGTTVAPAFGAMLILSVAAGASAEAEAEAVKLPYLLLCGMLLLLAVVFALLKLPHIHDQEDEALGGDAKPASALNHRHLVLGAIGIFVYVGGEVAIGSLLVSFLGQTHVAGMAEAEAAHYIAFYWGGAMVGRFIGAAVMQKVPAGKVLGFNAAMAAILVVVAVMSQGALAMWAILAVGLFNSIMFPTIFSLALKNLGPVTAQGSGILCLAIVGGAVVPLAQGAIADVAGLSISFLLPVLCYAYILFYGLSGSNPSKERP